Sequence from the Carassius auratus strain Wakin chromosome 32, ASM336829v1, whole genome shotgun sequence genome:
gagaatgcggatgccctgcatgcgcagggggaccagagccgcgtctacacattttgtgaacgtgcggggtgagagtgcaaggccgaagggaagtactcgatattggtaagcttcgcccccgaaagcgaacctcagaaacttcctgtgatgtggaaggatggatatatgaaaatatgcgtctttgagatctatcgtgacaaaccagtcctgggacctgatctgtgctacaacttgcttgattgtgagcattctgaattttagtctcataactgaacgatttaagaccctcaagtctataatcggacgcagccccccatccttcttgggaactatgaaataccggctgtaaaatccggattccctgtcttgaggagggaccacctcgatggcctccttctctaatagggttttcacctcctgttccataaccagaccctgcctgaggccgactactgtctgaacgaccccgttgaatactggcggcacggagccgaactgaatgcggtagcctttttctactgtgtgcaggacccatcgagatacatttggcagtagtttccacgctgctaaataatctactaagggaatcagtctctcgagactgatctctggtgtaagaggcccccgcaggggcggcgagcgtctcagccccgctacgcgcacgggcggaagatactgagagcgatgctcgctgggacctgctgcgccctggatcactggcagggttagcagaccggcccccagagggcgctgaggggagacgggcaccgtgtactgcggtgtgtaccgctctaccccagcagaggctgccctctgaaaccctgggttgttggcgtcagggtttcttggccgaggacttcttagcttcaataaccgccctgagatcttgtttgggctgggaagtcctcggccgagagcgtcgtcgagactctcgttcccgacgcggaggagcacgagaggcgacgctctgcttctgagcctcgcggtacgaggagctagggagcggctggggcatctcccgcccagatgccccgagggagcgacgagggaggaacttatggaatgccgccgcttgcttgcgggcctcctgaaacctgtcgacgacagaattgactgcgtcgccgaacaggccagtcggctggatcggggcgtccatgaggcagaccctgtcccgctctttcatatcagacagggtcaaccataagtgcctctccgcggccaccatagctgccatggaccgcccaatcgctcgagcggtctccttggtggcgcggagggagagatcagcggtccttcttagctcagagatatcatgggacttgatctcctctccctcatctagctccttgagcagatcggcttggtacgcctgtaacaccgccatggtgtgcagacacgcaccagcctgacctgctgccgcataccctttgcccaccaaagccgaagttgttcttagtggctttgagggcaatgccggggcctttagagacgacgccgcaccgggggacagatagctcgcgagcgtctgttccacccggggcatcgctctataaccgcgctctcccatccccactacgttcccgtagtagtctgacgaggggatgtagaggcgggccgagaatgggcgtttccacgacctggagatctcatcgtgcaggtcgggaaagaatggcaggccccggctgggaggtggctgactcgcgcgcaggaagcgttcatcaagcttgcttctctgcggttcagctgctttctcggtgggccaatcgatgtttagcttggccaccgcgcgagtaaccacctccaagagctcctcatactgcggcgagtggggtggcgaatccctgtcgagcgactccacatcaacttcctcctcggaggaagagaggcgaagcgtcgacccctctccctgagtggaaggaaccgctgagcgtgcttccgactctagggattgggtgccggatctggcagaagtggaaggagatagggactggcccgtctccattccctccaccagatccacttgcgaaccccacgagtgcagccgccgttctgcctcagcagaagcgggaccagcaccgcagggaacgctggcgaaggccccctcctcgaagagggccctccgggaacgaagcatACGCACCGACATCCGCAAacagtgcgggcagtcggccccctcgagagccgactcggcgtgcttcgaacccaggcaaaccacgcaaaggttgtgtgtatccccacccgttatatatctcgggcagggaggaacacacagcctaaaacgcgatttggaatcgccagaatgcttaactttcgccttgcttttgggcattgtctaggagctcttaaactggacagacaacagtaaataagactcacagacaaacagtttgacaatcacacacagagcgcttgctgagagacgcgaagctgacgccagctgcgtggcacgtgcttttatagcttcctggtcgcttacgtcactccgccggtgacgtcacgctcttccattggtctgatttcacacgatattcagagtcgcgcacgctgggcgcgttccccaaagcgcttttgacgcagctcgagttcctgaagaggaacagaCTAGAGGCATGTGTAATGATAGCGTGAAAGGGAACTAGATTCtggtaaatataaattttttgaaGATCAAGTCTTTTATCTTCATGAAACCATACATTTGCCTGTGACATCCCCCATCCAAAGCTCTTATGGGTTATTTAGATGGCCATAGGGGTCTAAGAACacctttagaaatgttttttttttttctcttgatatGATAGAGTGTGGATGTGGATGTAATATTAGGTGTTGAACAAGCTTTGAGGTTTCTGTCATGAATTCATAGTTTACAACTCATATCTGCATCAGTCTGGTTAAGCATTCTTTTTTCTGTTGTCGAGTGTCATGTTTCATTATTGTCTAGATGAGCTGGGTTCCAGGGAACGGATCAGCTGGATTTAGCTTGAAGCTTATTTTTGTATGTTGATTTATAAGTATGCCAACAATGCACAAAATGGTTAATGTTTCTTTTACCTTTTAGAAGTGTCCTTGGTTGTTTATAAGTTGAAATGTCTGGCTTTTGAAATTTGCCTGCTGCAGTGTAAAATCATTTCAaatggaaagaaaacaaatgttttggaaGGGAGAGTACTGTATTCATTGCGTAAAATGGCagacattattattttctttttatggtgaataataaataaaaaaacacttgctTAATGTGCTTGCTTAatggtgttgttgttgtgaaaTGAAAGCTAGTTGGTGTTGACTACAGCCATGCTCAAAATGAGTAATTGCTCTTGTgattaacttacattttaaaaacagcaaaacacaaTACTATACAATATACTGTcatctataataatataatacagaaTATTTGTACTGTACAAAATAGTTATTTACTGTCTAAAGTTGACTTGgactaattcatttatttatctttagcCATCTATGCATTACTTATAAAAATATCCAAATGAATGTGGTGTGTGCTGTTAGTATACAGTGAGAGAATTGTTGGTTTAGTCAGCAAGTCAGCGTTTAGATGTGGTTTTTGTGGTTAGCAATACATTCCAGGAGGTACAggattgttttctttctttctttctttctttctttctttctttctttctttctttctttctttctttctttctttctttctttctttctttctttctttctttcttttctgaagaTCAGTTAGACATTGTTTTAATGCAACTTCTAACTTATAAGACAACACTAAGTAGTAGTAAACAAactaatttagattaaactggTTTAGTTGCTGGCCACAGAAATGCACTTTCTTCACCACTCTGAACAAAACACCAGCTATTCAGTGAagactcatctgaacacctctgattggccgttgcattcataagctcaacagaatcatgtgtgattggttataatgcaagGCGCTGTGAAACGCGTCTGTCTCTAGCTCAGCACCAGCCAGCGAATGCCGTTTTGACTTTAGCAGATGGTGATGTGCCTCAGTGAACGTTCTAATCACACCAGTGTGATCGTATCAAATGATGAAGTATGAATTATTAAACCACAAAAGAAAAATACCTTAATGTGTCTATAACATCAACTCAGGAATTTATGTATTGTAATAGTTACACATCTGTCCATTGTGTAGAAGATTATGGTTAATATCAAAGTCCTTgtaggcaagtcgtgccactcggccgccatcttggcaatgcctccgggcagctatttcagaataacaagaccagctcctatctaaatgaatgggcagagagtcagaactgcattttcactggtcaccgggacataaaatctgcatgtatagaaacagcagtgaaatatgataaaaatcgctgaaaatGTTTTATCACTTTGCCCCgaaataaggtttaaaatgcctttttccccacaggttatacttttactatgCATGCGCAAGGGTTCATGACACCAACTTCATTTACTTCTCTATCCAGATAGAGTGTCTATTGTGCCGGTGTCTTACTTAGAATGTAAGGTAACATATTTGTGGTCGATATAAAATGCTTTAACTGGTAGTTCAGTGCCTTCGCGTTGTTATCACCCTCTTCTCTGAGGATTCCATTTGATCTTGCACAAACACCACAACTCACTGTCGACAAATGGTCTCCACTGTCGCAAAACCTCAACTGTGCGCAtgcgtcagtggaaccagacgatagacttaaatgtttcccggcttgactgttaaaagcagatgattggctttccagcaggAGGGGCGGAACATGTGCATACAACTGCCATCTTTGTCATTACaagttttccttatatagttgtatttaggattgaggaagtggcgtGTCTCTAATAAATCATCTCTGTTAATATCCAGAAGTACATCACCACTTTTGTACTTTCaagaaaatttcatttaaatctttTTCATTCGCAGTGGCTTTTCAGACCACATGATCCAGGATATTATCAGCACTTACATGGTGTTGCCTAACAGGATCACTGTACCACTAATAGGTGAGGTTGAATTGGCACAGCTCCGTTTCCCCATGCCaaaggtgaacacacacacacacacacacatctcaacaAACCCTATAAACGTTTGttcatattaatattcattaaccTCTCATTGTCGTTTGTTGTATTCTCGTTCACACTCATTAGGGAGTTCTAAGGATTCATTTTCTTGAAGCTCAGAATCTGGAAGTTAAGGACACCTATCTGGGCGGGCTGATCAAAGGCAAGTCTGACCCCTATGGCATGCTGCTGGTCAGCAACCAGCTCTTTAGAAGCAAGACCATCAAAGAATGTCTGCACCCAAAATGGAATGAGGTGTATGAGGTGAATACATGTACACACATGCTCATTTACTGCGTTCATACGTCTCATGTACATACACTGAAATGTTCATGTATGTGTTTTATCATCAGGCACTAGTATATGAACATTCCGGACAACATCTGGAAATTGAGCTCTTTGATGAAGACCCAGATAAAGATGACTTCTTGGGCAGGTGCCACATTCATTTATATGGCTGTAATGTGCAGTGTTGTCTATTGTAGACCTCTtaaaagatgtgtaatgtttcttttattttgttccagtcTAATGATTGACTTGAGTGAGCTTCATAAAGAACAGAAAGTTGACGAGGTAATGCGGTCACACTCTTGTTCCTGTTGAGATTAACTTACAGCTCACAACAAATGTCACCACTAGTTCTATTTCAGCACCGTCttattaaactgactttaaactTCCAAATTTGGCTGTATTGTAAGTAGGTTTAGGTTTTAGTATATTTTCaaactattttgtttttattccagtcGTTTGTAGTCTTTTTGCTTCAGTACAAATATTGTCATCTTCTTTTCCACAATTTAAGTACTGTACATTCTTGTCTCATTAATGAACTGACTTGAGCTTCCATAGATGCATACATTATTATTGGGGGGTTTTTTATCCCAAAGAAGACATTATCACCAgttgtgtaatttattttgaatgctaTAGTATTCCACCATTGGTTTGGAATGATCTGAATGTTACTTAAGCCCATAGCTACCATTCCAGTGTgctaatcacatttttttttctgcagtggtTTGACTTGGAAGAAGTTACTACAGGCAAACTTCATCTCAGATTAGAGTGGCTGTCATTGTACCCGAGTGCTGAGAAACTAGATCAAGTAtgcacatacacgcacacaaacTGACTGACATTGATAGACATGACTGTGAACATATACTGGCTAAACCTTTTATCATTTAATTCTCGTCATCATCGTTTGCTCTATCTTATTAGGTATTATGGAGCATAAGGGCCAATGACAATCTTTCCTCAACTCTGCTAGTTGTTTGCCTGGACTCTGCCAGTAATTTGCCGGTAAGAACAGTAGTGATGAGCAAACATAGCTTCTGTCAGAAAATGTACAGAAAATGacttactttcattttcattgttttcataTTCTACTTTTACAAAAGGATGGAAAGTGTTATTTATGTTCTTTGATAGTCTAGTTTGATATGAATAGGAATGTGAACAAGCTGCAGTTTTACACCCCCTAATGATTTACATGCAGTGATGTTGTTCCCAAGGCTGTATCTGGCAAGGTGCAATTATCATCTAGTtaccttttaaataaattattcacccaaatatgaaacatcagtcatcatttacttgccctcatgttgttccaaaacttgCTTTCTTCTGCAGTCCAactatttttgtgcatttaatgaAAGTCgatggggtccaaaacaatattgcaattttcATTGTGGGCTGAACTATGATTTTAAGGAATGTTTGTTATTTAATTGAcaccttttaattaattttaaaggtAATTATTAGTTTGCTATGACTGATGTACAGTGAAGACTTTCTTAACGCTTTACATTATGCCTTACTCCTCTCCTGTAAGAGTGTCTTTGAGGGCAGCTTTGGCTGTGGAAACCTAAAGGAGAGGAGGGCCTCTGGCCTAGTCTTTTGTGAGAACCCCGACTCTCTCTGTAGAACATTGTTTGTGAGTTTGCTAGTAATCTGCATCCTGGTTCTCCTGACCTAGCTGTAGCTGTTTACCTAACATTGTGACTAGACATTGCTTCAATTCAAGCTGTTCTCcagtaacaaaaaaacaacaccatTTACGTTGATCTGATGCATGTGAACTGCCATTTTTACCTGTTGGGCATGTGTAACTTATAATTGTCATACACAACTATGATCATCACATTTCTTAGATCTTTGTCCCGTTCAATACTCCCATGAATACTTAGTAACTGagtatgtttatataattttattaattgtattttgtgtttaatctgtcagaagccaagtttttaaatatatagcttttgtttttgcagtCACATTAAGTCACATGATTAATCTAAATACAGCTTGGTCATTCTTAGACATAtgattgatgtgttttttttttactttttgtcccTGCCTATATTGTTAAAATGATtctatatgtatttgtattattttatttgaaatctgTAGGGCTGGACAAAATCAAAATTCTTGCATGTGCTCTTGCTATGTATTAACTTTCCCATTCTCAATTTTTCTCATTCCTTCTTGTGGAAAGACCAATTCTCTTGACTTTAACCCTGATGGCCCCAATCCCCCTTATAAAGGCCTTAAGGTACATTGAGAATGCATGCAGTTTATAAAGTATTGTGCATAAGCATTGCACTCGCATCTGGACCCCAAGCATGATTTTACGTCTTTTATGATTTGTTTCATTCTTTAGTTATTTGGGTTTATTTCTCCATTGTTTCTCCAGTGTATTTTCCCTCATTCACCACTGCATGTGTTTAAAGACTTACTGTACTACTGttatttatacttaatatattCATGTCTTTATTTAATTAAGAAACTAAAACAAGAGGCTTCTGTTATTTAGACTGCTGAggtatttacattttcatagaTGAGTTTAAAATAAACTTCTTACCACAAAGCACTTTTAAGGAACATATCTTTAAAAAGTCTAGCTGAGCTATGATGTAATTATGATTAACCAAACATGTACAATCAGCTCGTGTTACCGGAGAGCTGAAGTAGATTTTTTGTAACTATTAAAGGAGACTGGTCATATATCATACTGTACAGttgaatgttttctttccatttttgTTCAGCAGTCTGGGAAGAAAGTGAGCATAGATCCAAATCCTTTTGTCAAACTGACTGTAGGACAAAAGATGTACACCAGCAAGGTAACATTCATTAATCAGCTTTAACCTGTTCTAGACAAGCAATACACATATATTCAGTCCGGTTTTGCTCCTGATTTTCAGGTAAGATATAAAACTAGCGAGCCGCTGTGGGAAGAGGCTTTTCACTTCCTTATCAAGAACCCACACACAGAGGAACTGGAAATTGAGGTATTCTAGAACGGAACACCCTAAAAGAATGAATATTAAAGAAGttaataaatattaagaaaatgttaattatgctaTACATCACTCAGTATAATGTAGAGTTGGTTAGAATGAAATACTGTTAATTTTGAAAACTCATTTTGAAAACTTGTGTTTCTCAGGTGAGGGATAGTAAGCACAAGTGCTCTTTGGGAAGTATGCGGGTGGCACTTGGTTCTCTCCTGAAGGAGGTGGACATGACGCTGAATCAGCAGTTCCCCCTGCAGAACTCTGGCCCCAACAGCACCCTCAAACTCAAAATGGCTCTCAGGGTCGGTGTGTTTGTATGCTATTAAAAGATATTGtctaatttttgtgtgtgtgttttattcaagACTTGTGTCTGACATGTAGTCCATGTAAATATGTTTTCTTGTAAACAGGTCCTTGGTTTAGAGAAGGAGGTCACATGCAGCCAGCCGTCGTCTGTCCGAGTCAGACACACTAGTCGGAATAGCACTTGCATGTCTCCACAACCTCAAGCAGCTACTAGCACCAGCAACTCTGCAGTCATCCAGCCATCACACAACCCGTCTTGTACCCTTGCACCAGACACCCCTCAAGGGAAAAGAGGATTGGATGGCTCCCCGGTGCGGATAGCAGAGGCAGGCCACAGCGTCTCCAGTCTAGAGATGAACAGCTTGCAGAAGCATCAGTCTCCCAGAAACTCTATGCCTAGTCTGGCCTCTGACATCTCGCTGCCCTCTGCCACACTGGAGCTGCAGCACAGGTTACAGCAGCCACAGAAGTGAGTATGTGTCAATGACATGCTGATTCTCTGTATGCAGAAGTCATTTGGTTAGAAAACACACTGGGGAGTTCTGTCTACTGTGTATGAGAAACACTTAAAGCCAAAACACTGCCAAAAGTGAGACACAAGCTATATCCAGTGCTGTGTGAACCATTTATCTGCACAACACAGCACGACTGACTGGATAGCTCCGAGCAGACTGACCAGACCAATTTGAACAGTAAAGCAGTGGGGAAGCGTTATACAACCCATTTGTATTTGTCATTGACTCCCTTGTTACAAACCATTATGGCATCCATGTTGCTCATACGGTATTGTATTAAACAACCCCAACAGTCTATAACACACTGAAGAAAACTGGAGACAACAGACAAAGTAGGATTTTCAATCCAAAAATCACCACCCTTACCAAAAATGACCATGAATTTACACAAACTGAAATGTATTGCCAGAAATTTTGAATATTCATGGTAAATATTACGGACTACCGTTCAAAAGTATGGGgccaataataatatatttttttttttaaataagtactgttctttaaactttctatttattctgaaggatcatgtgacactgaaaactggagtaatggcagctgaaaattcagctttgccatcatagaaataaattacattttaaaataaattcaaacaggaaacacttattttatatagtaattatatttcacagtattattgtttttttgctgtatttttcatcaaataaatgcatccttgatgagcataagatgcGTATGAAATCATGCAGAAtgaaaatatgttatatattcaTGTTGTAAATATCTTTTGAATTCATTTTGACTTGCTATTTCTCTGTTACAGCGGGTCTGGGCTGAGCCAGTGTCCGCTCGGTGAAGTCCAGCTCACTATCCGACACAGCTCACAAAGGAATAAACTCATTGTAGTGGTTCATGCCTGCAGGTGAGAATGCCACAGACACATTAACCTTCATCTTTCTGTGTTTTATAGTACTACTTCCAATCATTTTGTTTGCTAACTTTTGCCTAATTTTaacttttacacacacaaaaatccaGTATATTAGTGATTTATTTTGGTTAATGATCAGTGGTTAACTCTCTTGAACATTAACAACAGTGTGTGCAAATAAAGGGGGACAAGTGTTTGCATTTGTATGTTTGAATTTATATAAATGTGACACAACAGGTTCTTGTGAAAATACTTCTCTTGCGTTTGTGTGAATATGTGTTTCCATGTGTCTTAATCACAGAAACCTCACAGCACTGACTAAAGATGGCTTAGACCCATACATCCGCCTGTACCTGTTACCAGACAAGAGCCGCAGTGGCCGCAGAAAAACCAGCACTCTCAAGAAGACGCTCAATCCTACCTATGACCAGTTGTAAGAATTTTTCAAATCTGCAATTAATTTGTTCTTTATAATAAATGATGCAAAATACTTTATGTACTCAAGTCCAGACAGAATGTTATGTTTtctaattgcatgttaattgtaattaaatgagAATGTgttatagtttaaatgtatattaaatacatttagctGAACTTTAGAGTGTTTTTGACCCCCTTTGCTCAAAACTTAAGTACATCTCTATATGCACTTTTTATAGttacttctattgtctttgaatGGTGGAAGTGTACTGATGAATACAGACAAGCATTTATTGTAAACAACTGATGTAATTCATATCGAAACTCATGAAACATGCAGTGTATTgacatatatttgtaattacacatttgtaataatgAAGTTGCAGttcagtaaatgtaaaatatatttacttgataTTGGAATATTGAATTAAGCACTACAGTTAACAAAGATCAAGTACTCGACATGTGCTTTAGTGTGTTAGCCAACATAATACACAAATTAAGatagattattaaaacattatcaaAACATTTCAGGGCAGCTGAGGAGGGAAAATGAGCAACTACATTCTGTTCATTGACCATCGGAGGAATAAatgattgtaataatatattacagtgatttttttttttttttttttgtacttttgctTATAGTCTTAGAATACTATTACATTACTAATAGTATTCACATGTCAAACCTAATGTGGTTACAGACATAGTGACATCTATTACATTCAAATGAGAAGAGGACCCACCAGATTCAAAGTCTTGTCTGCTGTTAATCTTATGCATTTGCATGATATTCCCTTCAAATGAAATCCACAACAGAGCTTCTTACTGAACAGAGCTAGTTAACCGTTTTCCCCTCCAAACCAAGTCAGCCAAAACTTTataatactgtatactgtatgatGCAACTGCAAATGTTTCtgagaaatgttatttttgtttaattgcaTTACTGAAGGTTTATTGATACCAGTTGTCTGCATAGTCGAGTGCAGATGCATGTAGCATAGTAAAACAGTAACTATAGTAACAATCTCTTGTTGTGTTGCTTTTGTCAGCTTTGAGTTCAGCGTGTCAATAGTGGAACTGCACAGGAGGACATTGGATGTCGCTGTCAAGAATGGAGGAGGACTGTTGTCTAAACACAAAGTACTACTAggcaaggtaaaaaaaacattgatgcaTTCACATTCACTTCTATTTCTCATTCTGTTGATCACTGCATTTCTATGGAGCCTGACAGATGTCTTTGTCACAGGCAGTTGTGGACTTGGCAAGTGAAGACATTTCTAAAGGATGGACCCGATGGTGTGTTTCTCATTCATTTGTTCAGTCACTCTTCTAAATGCACTTTTTCCTGATTATAAAAGCTTCCTTTATCTCTCAGGTATCATCTGACTGAGGATGGATCAAAGAAGATAATTCAGATCTAGGGGTTCATGCTAGAAAGCAGATATGAATGGAACCGCAGATAACTGGGACATGTCACGGCACGCACAGGATTGAAGCTTTAGTAGCAGAAGAGCAGCGCTGGACTATCTAAACCAGGCTAATTCTGCTGGGATTTACACTGGCCTACAAAGTGTCTCTCTCATTCTCCCCAAAGCTAAAACTGCCACCTGGTCCGcttactctctctttctcaaagGATTCAATCtgattgtcttttttgttttgtctgcttgtttttgttttattcatcttATTGGTGTTTGGACAaataatttccctttttttttacctgataaAATACGTTACCCATGAAGTTAAGAAACgatgatagaaaaaaaatatattatttagatCATTAGAT
This genomic interval carries:
- the LOC113051656 gene encoding extended synaptotagmin-2-like isoform X6 codes for the protein MTEDIMTAVRGNLSQTAGASGQKDSGQTEPVSGEIPFSSPAELSQDPASCTGELTRTWLQFAKTFFIIFPIYVLGYFEFSFSWLLIALTIFFFWKRNTRCKNTRLNRALSFLEEEDTVKQEVDATELPSWVHYPDVERVEWLNKTVKQMWPYVCQFVEKLFKETIEPSIKEASPHLSTFGFTKIDLGDQPLRINGVKVYTENVDRRQIIMDLQISYVGNTEIDVDVKRYYCRAGIKSIQLHGVLRVILEPLLGNMPLVGALSLFFLKKPLLDINWTGLTNILDIPGLNGFSDHMIQDIISTYMVLPNRITVPLIGEVELAQLRFPMPKGVLRIHFLEAQNLEVKDTYLGGLIKGKSDPYGMLLVSNQLFRSKTIKECLHPKWNEVYEALVYEHSGQHLEIELFDEDPDKDDFLGSLMIDLSELHKEQKVDEWFDLEEVTTGKLHLRLEWLSLYPSAEKLDQVLWSIRANDNLSSTLLVVCLDSASNLPSGKKVSIDPNPFVKLTVGQKMYTSKVRYKTSEPLWEEAFHFLIKNPHTEELEIEVRDSKHKCSLGSMRVALGSLLKEVDMTLNQQFPLQNSGPNSTLKLKMALRVLGLEKEVTCSQPSSVRVRHTSRNSTCMSPQPQAATSTSNSAVIQPSHNPSCTLAPDTPQGKRGLDGSPVRIAEAGHSVSSLEMNSLQKHQSPRNSMPSLASDISLPSATLELQHRLQQPQNGSGLSQCPLGEVQLTIRHSSQRNKLIVVVHACRNLTALTKDGLDPYIRLYLLPDKSRSGRRKTSTLKKTLNPTYDQFFEFSVSIVELHRRTLDVAVKNGGGLLSKHKVLLGKAVVDLASEDISKGWTRWYHLTEDGSKKIIQI
- the LOC113051656 gene encoding extended synaptotagmin-2-like isoform X1, which codes for MTEDIMTAVRGNLSQTAGASGQKDSGQTEPVSGEIPFSSPAELSQDPASCTGELTRTWLQFAKTFFIIFPIYVLGYFEFSFSWLLIALTIFFFWKRNTRCKNTRLNRALSFLEEEDTVKQEVDATELPSWVHYPDVERVEWLNKTVKQMWPYVCQFVEKLFKETIEPSIKEASPHLSTFGFTKIDLGDQPLRINGVKVYTENVDRRQIIMDLQISYVGNTEIDVDVKRYYCRAGIKSIQLHGVLRVILEPLLGNMPLVGALSLFFLKKPLLDINWTGLTNILDIPGLNGFSDHMIQDIISTYMVLPNRITVPLIGEVELAQLRFPMPKGVLRIHFLEAQNLEVKDTYLGGLIKGKSDPYGMLLVSNQLFRSKTIKECLHPKWNEVYEALVYEHSGQHLEIELFDEDPDKDDFLGSLMIDLSELHKEQKVDEWFDLEEVTTGKLHLRLEWLSLYPSAEKLDQVLWSIRANDNLSSTLLVVCLDSASNLPSVFEGSFGCGNLKERRASGLVFCENPDSLCRTLFSGKKVSIDPNPFVKLTVGQKMYTSKVRYKTSEPLWEEAFHFLIKNPHTEELEIEVRDSKHKCSLGSMRVALGSLLKEVDMTLNQQFPLQNSGPNSTLKLKMALRVLGLEKEVTCSQPSSVRVRHTSRNSTCMSPQPQAATSTSNSAVIQPSHNPSCTLAPDTPQGKRGLDGSPVRIAEAGHSVSSLEMNSLQKHQSPRNSMPSLASDISLPSATLELQHRLQQPQNGSGLSQCPLGEVQLTIRHSSQRNKLIVVVHACRNLTALTKDGLDPYIRLYLLPDKSRSGRRKTSTLKKTLNPTYDQFFEFSVSIVELHRRTLDVAVKNGGGLLSKHKVLLGKAVVDLASEDISKGWTRWYHLTEDGSKKIIQI
- the LOC113051656 gene encoding extended synaptotagmin-2-like isoform X2, yielding MTEDIMTAVRGNLSQTAGASGQKDSGQTEPVSGEIPFSSPAELSQDPASCTGELTRTWLQFAKTFFIIFPIYVLGYFEFSFSWLLIALTIFFFWKRNTRCKNTRLNRALSFLEEEDTVKQEVDATELPSWVHYPDVERVEWLNKTVKQMWPYVCQFVEKLFKETIEPSIKEASPHLSTFGFTKIDLGDQPLRINGVKVYTENVDRRQIIMDLQISYVGNTEIDVDVKRYYCRAGIKSIQLHGVLRVILEPLLGNMPLVGALSLFFLKKPLLDINWTGLTNILDIPGLNGFSDHMIQDIISTYMVLPNRITVPLIGEVELAQLRFPMPKGVLRIHFLEAQNLEVKDTYLGGLIKGKSDPYGMLLVSNQLFRSKTIKECLHPKWNEVYEALVYEHSGQHLEIELFDEDPDKDDFLGSLMIDLSELHKEQKVDEWFDLEEVTTGKLHLRLEWLSLYPSAEKLDQVLWSIRANDNLSSTLLVVCLDSASNLPSVFEGSFGCGNLKERRASGLVFCENPDSLCRTLFSGKKVSIDPNPFVKLTVGQKMYTSKVRYKTSEPLWEEAFHFLIKNPHTEELEIEVRDSKHKCSLGSMRVALGSLLKEVDMTLNQQFPLQNSGPNSTLKLKMALRVLGLEKEVTCSQPSSVRVRHTSRNSTCMSPQPQAATSTSNSAVIQPSHNPSCTLAPDTPQGKRGLDGSPVRIAEAGHSVSSLEMNSLQKHQSPRNSMPSLASDISLPSATLELQHRLQQPQNGSGLSQCPLGEVQLTIRHSSQRNKLIVVVHACRNLTALTKDGLDPYIRLYLLPDKSRSGRRKTSTLKKTLNPTYDQFFEFSVSIVELHRRTLDVAVKNGGGLLSKHKVLLGKLWTWQVKTFLKDGPDGII